A genomic region of Janthinobacterium lividum contains the following coding sequences:
- a CDS encoding DUF6000 family protein, with protein sequence MTQDVSLTPLQLHVAGATVRHAHPFPMPQLTPQEPLTAALRDGWVRPLYMGLHQPQAQACLARLAQADDTVIARLLGQFDWRSRTAGAYLAALMHRPGFTDQLGGLLLASEVCYAGSAYCLALAAFDTPGSRDYLHRYLEHYLRQPQLHFDQEQAMAAIAYLDGQQGRDEAARHAPAWADFTASRPGLALDAALAAWTGRMATLRALQAAAPGK encoded by the coding sequence ATGACGCAGGATGTTTCCCTGACGCCCTTGCAGTTGCATGTGGCTGGCGCCACCGTGCGCCACGCGCATCCGTTTCCCATGCCGCAGCTGACCCCGCAGGAACCGCTGACGGCGGCCCTGCGCGACGGCTGGGTACGGCCATTGTATATGGGCTTGCACCAGCCTCAGGCGCAGGCATGCCTGGCCCGGCTGGCGCAGGCCGACGATACCGTCATCGCCCGCCTGCTGGGGCAATTCGACTGGCGCAGCCGCACGGCGGGCGCCTATCTGGCCGCATTGATGCATCGTCCCGGCTTCACGGACCAGCTGGGCGGCCTGCTGCTGGCCAGTGAAGTCTGCTACGCGGGCAGCGCGTATTGTCTGGCGCTGGCCGCCTTCGACACGCCCGGCAGCCGCGACTATCTGCACCGCTATCTTGAACATTATTTGCGCCAGCCGCAGCTGCACTTTGATCAGGAGCAAGCCATGGCGGCCATTGCCTACCTGGATGGCCAGCAGGGCCGGGATGAGGCGGCGCGCCATGCGCCAGCCTGGGCCGATTTTACCGCCAGCCGGCCGGGCCTGGCGCTGGACGCAGCGCTCGCAGCATGGACTGGCCGCATGGCCACCTTGCGCGCCTTGCAGGCCGCGGCGCCAGGCAAATAG
- a CDS encoding MFS transporter has protein sequence MPHSSRLSLPLQVLAACLTGLLIPLCFTGPAVALPALGAELHGSAAALNWVINAYILSYGSAMMVAGSLTDVLGRRRVWLAGLALFCVATLAIAHAPSVAWIAALRFVQGLGGAAAFAAAMSSLAPLFHGAARSRVMSVLGTTFGLGLAFGPLAAGAMLALARWPAIFYATAALGAIGMLLVWSSVPADPARGKGRLDWPGALSFTAALGLLTLGMLLAPEHGWRNGAVLLSVASSMLLFLAFGAIERRTARPMLDLSLFRQRRFVAVQVLAASPAFLFIVLIVMLPGRFIGIDSMSALAAGRLMIALAAPLLLVPMLAALLSRWVGSGALCAAGLLLAAAGLAWLAQVLGGGDAGELTGPLLLIGVGIGLPWGLMDGMALSVVETERAGMATGIFNTVRVSADGVALALAGAVLAGLIGVALARQLPADLPLLAAASRAALGDLQQATQLLGGQETLLRASYDAAFRQLLNGLALLAVALAALVPYLLRKEEKRLTKP, from the coding sequence ATGCCCCATTCCTCACGTCTTTCACTCCCCCTGCAAGTGCTGGCCGCTTGCCTGACGGGCTTGCTGATTCCCCTGTGTTTCACGGGTCCGGCCGTGGCCTTGCCCGCCCTCGGCGCCGAATTGCACGGCAGCGCTGCCGCCCTGAACTGGGTCATCAATGCGTATATCCTCAGCTATGGCAGCGCCATGATGGTGGCCGGCAGCCTGACGGACGTGCTGGGACGGCGCCGCGTCTGGCTGGCGGGGCTGGCGCTGTTTTGCGTGGCGACCCTGGCCATTGCCCACGCGCCATCGGTGGCATGGATCGCCGCGCTGCGCTTCGTGCAAGGCCTGGGCGGCGCGGCCGCATTCGCCGCCGCCATGTCTTCGCTGGCGCCCCTGTTCCACGGCGCGGCGCGCAGCCGCGTGATGAGCGTGCTGGGCACGACATTCGGCCTGGGCCTGGCCTTCGGTCCGCTGGCGGCCGGCGCCATGCTGGCACTGGCCCGCTGGCCCGCCATCTTTTATGCCACGGCCGCGCTGGGCGCCATCGGCATGCTGCTGGTATGGAGCAGCGTGCCGGCCGATCCGGCGCGCGGCAAGGGCCGGCTGGACTGGCCCGGCGCCCTCAGCTTCACCGCCGCGCTGGGCCTGTTGACCCTGGGCATGCTGCTGGCGCCCGAACACGGCTGGCGCAACGGCGCCGTGCTGCTGTCCGTCGCCTCGTCCATGCTGCTGTTTCTCGCCTTTGGCGCGATCGAGCGCAGGACGGCGCGGCCCATGCTGGATTTGTCGCTGTTCCGCCAGCGTCGCTTTGTCGCCGTGCAAGTGCTGGCCGCTTCGCCCGCCTTCCTGTTCATCGTGCTGATCGTCATGCTGCCGGGGCGCTTCATCGGCATCGACAGCATGTCCGCGCTGGCGGCAGGCCGTTTGATGATCGCCCTGGCCGCGCCATTGCTGCTCGTGCCCATGCTGGCGGCGCTGCTGTCGCGCTGGGTGGGGAGCGGCGCCCTGTGCGCGGCGGGATTGCTGCTGGCCGCGGCGGGCCTGGCCTGGCTGGCGCAGGTGCTGGGCGGCGGCGACGCTGGCGAACTGACCGGCCCCCTGCTGCTGATCGGCGTGGGCATCGGCTTGCCGTGGGGCTTGATGGATGGCATGGCCCTGAGCGTGGTGGAAACGGAGCGGGCCGGCATGGCGACGGGTATCTTCAATACCGTGCGCGTCAGCGCCGATGGCGTGGCGCTGGCCCTGGCGGGCGCCGTGCTGGCCGGCCTGATCGGTGTAGCCCTGGCGCGGCAGCTGCCCGCCGATCTACCGCTATTGGCGGCCGCCAGCCGCGCCGCGCTCGGCGATCTCCAACAGGCGACACAGCTGCTGGGCGGCCAGGAAACGCTGCTGCGCGCCAGCTATGACGCCGCCTTTCGTCAGCTGCTGAACGGCCTGGCGCTACTGGCCGTGGCGCTGGCGGCGCTGGTGCCGTACTTGCTCAGGAAGGAAGAAAAGCGCCTAACAAAACCGTAG
- a CDS encoding serine hydrolase domain-containing protein, producing MISKLAASITVMTLVLAACKPAATAPAHDIPAAMRQTATTLLQSKFLHATSIAVVYRGKEFILHQGELETGKGNPPNDATLYEIGSISKTFAGLLLANAVLDGKAALDDPIQKYLPAAYPNLQSQGQPVRLRHLITHTSTMPGMLPLQVNTILKDFTAHATPAKLNAAYASYGQQQFWQDLHTVSIQGPLGKDYAYSSAGTELIAHTLETIYGLPYEVLLTQFVARAAGMHDTRLRLTATDAGRLAPGYHSDNPVMTTPMPQLPWGAAGNLKSSMPDMTKYLRLQLGADPAVVESHKPLVRFQDDFSIGYFWNIGSNRQLGTHYVHHGGVPRAQSYAYVIPKYQLGIFIITNQSGDATAGAMEGALAHLFDTVESMESAR from the coding sequence ATGATAAGCAAACTCGCCGCAAGCATCACTGTAATGACACTCGTGCTGGCAGCTTGCAAGCCCGCGGCCACGGCACCTGCGCATGACATTCCTGCGGCCATGCGCCAGACCGCGACCACCCTGCTGCAGTCAAAATTCCTGCACGCGACCTCGATTGCCGTCGTTTATCGGGGCAAGGAATTCATTCTGCATCAAGGCGAGCTGGAGACCGGCAAAGGCAATCCGCCGAACGATGCAACGCTGTATGAAATCGGCTCAATCAGCAAGACTTTTGCTGGCCTGCTGCTGGCGAACGCTGTGCTGGATGGGAAGGCGGCGCTCGACGATCCCATACAAAAGTACCTGCCGGCCGCCTACCCGAACCTGCAGTCGCAGGGGCAGCCAGTTCGCTTGCGCCATTTGATCACGCACACCAGCACCATGCCGGGCATGCTGCCATTGCAGGTGAACACCATATTGAAGGATTTCACCGCACACGCCACGCCGGCAAAGCTCAATGCAGCCTACGCCAGCTACGGACAACAGCAATTCTGGCAGGACTTGCACACGGTCAGCATCCAGGGGCCGCTTGGCAAGGACTACGCCTATTCAAGCGCCGGTACCGAACTCATTGCGCACACGCTTGAAACAATCTACGGACTGCCCTACGAAGTCCTGCTCACGCAATTCGTCGCGCGCGCAGCCGGCATGCACGATACCAGGCTGAGACTCACTGCCACGGATGCCGGCCGGCTGGCACCCGGCTACCACAGCGACAATCCCGTCATGACGACACCGATGCCGCAACTGCCTTGGGGCGCAGCCGGCAACCTGAAGTCGAGCATGCCGGATATGACGAAATACCTGCGCCTGCAATTGGGTGCCGATCCCGCGGTCGTCGAATCGCACAAGCCGCTGGTACGCTTTCAGGACGACTTCAGCATTGGCTATTTCTGGAATATCGGCAGCAATCGCCAGTTGGGCACGCATTATGTACACCATGGCGGCGTGCCGCGTGCGCAAAGCTACGCCTACGTCATTCCAAAATACCAGCTTGGGATCTTCATCATCACCAACCAGAGCGGCGACGCAACGGCCGGCGCCATGGAAGGTGCGCTGGCGCATCTTTTTGACACCGTCGAATCCATGGAAAGCGCGCGGTAG
- a CDS encoding calcium-binding protein: MTEKFASQTSTSADDGISAIEAYLNSAAAVALQRFTGTPDADVLNGTTGADVLEGLAGDDTYYVNDSGDVIVELANGGTDTVYTSVNYTVADNVENVRLAASGLTVTGSANTNNIFHVSVAGGNVLDGGGTGNSVNYLGSSAGVTATLSGASGPVAAAPGSDVLVNFASIVGSKFDDVLTGNELKNLLVGGIGNDTLRGGKGDDTLLGAVGDDTYIFARGDGADIIVEVVEGGGHNVVSFLAGVSADQLWFRQVGVNLEVSTIGTTDKITINGWFSAGIVPRIQEFRTADGRVLLGSDVQNLVQAMAGLVPPPAGQLTLPPNIAGILAPALAQNWRTEGAGTVNPDIIKGTAGADVMAGGAGDDIYYVNHGNDVVIEQPGGGRDTVYTTVSYTMGANVEELHLSAAGLGVRGNGSGNVFHIDVAGGHLVQGIGSNNSATYAGSRAGATAAIASISGTPVARPGSDVLVNISSVTGSAYDDVLTGNELANTLSGGLGNDTLQGGKGDDFLVGGLGDDTYVFARGDGADIIGEPSADAKYDSIAFLAGVNIDQLWFRQVGADLEVSTIGTTDKITIRGWSIAKPNIEEFRTAAGHVMRGADVQLLVQAMAGLTPPPLGQLTLPAGTAAALAPVLAQAWHFNGPTQPTGQHFVGTAGADVINGSAGADLLEGLGGDDTYYVNHGGDFIVERGNGGSDTVYTSVDYKVADNVENVRLIGSGLTVTGSAYNNNVFYVDTPGGNVLDGGGTGNTLNYASATAGVTATFAPVGGPMIGRPGADVLANFNIVIGSKFDDVLTGNEVKNILFGGLGNDTFHGGKGDDTLAGAQGNDTYLFGRGDGADIIAEGVEAGSHDVVSFLAGVSAEQLWFRQAGAHLEVSTIGTTDKITVNNWYADTPVRIEEFRMADGKVLLGSDVQNLVQAMAGLTPPPAGQLTLPAGTAAILAPVLAQNWRAAPPAAGASQGGFGGWSADPAQLVQAMAGFAVSACASAPWSAQGAASAQIQLAAAH; the protein is encoded by the coding sequence ATGACTGAAAAATTTGCATCGCAAACTTCCACCTCCGCTGACGATGGCATTTCCGCCATCGAGGCATACCTGAACAGTGCCGCCGCCGTAGCGCTGCAGCGTTTCACCGGCACGCCGGATGCCGATGTGCTCAACGGCACCACGGGCGCCGACGTGCTCGAAGGCCTGGCCGGCGACGATACGTATTACGTCAACGACAGCGGCGACGTGATCGTCGAGCTGGCCAATGGCGGCACCGATACCGTGTATACCAGCGTCAACTACACGGTGGCCGACAACGTCGAGAACGTGCGCCTCGCCGCCAGCGGTCTGACGGTGACGGGGAGCGCCAACACCAACAATATCTTTCATGTCAGCGTGGCCGGCGGGAATGTGCTCGACGGTGGCGGCACGGGCAACTCGGTCAATTACCTTGGCTCCAGCGCGGGCGTGACGGCCACCCTGTCCGGGGCGAGTGGTCCGGTGGCGGCAGCGCCGGGCAGCGATGTGCTGGTCAATTTCGCCAGCATCGTGGGCAGCAAGTTCGACGACGTCCTGACCGGCAATGAACTCAAGAACCTCCTGGTTGGCGGCATCGGCAACGACACCTTGCGGGGTGGCAAGGGCGACGATACGCTGCTCGGCGCGGTGGGCGACGACACCTATATTTTTGCCCGCGGTGACGGCGCCGATATCATCGTCGAGGTGGTCGAGGGCGGCGGCCACAATGTCGTTTCCTTCCTGGCCGGCGTCAGCGCCGACCAGCTGTGGTTCCGCCAGGTGGGCGTGAACCTGGAAGTGAGCACCATCGGCACGACCGACAAGATCACCATCAATGGCTGGTTCAGCGCGGGCATCGTGCCCCGCATCCAGGAATTCCGCACGGCCGACGGCCGCGTGCTGCTGGGCAGCGACGTGCAAAATCTGGTGCAGGCGATGGCGGGCCTGGTGCCGCCCCCGGCCGGCCAGCTGACCCTGCCGCCGAACATCGCCGGCATCCTGGCCCCGGCACTGGCGCAGAACTGGCGCACCGAGGGAGCAGGCACGGTGAACCCTGACATCATCAAGGGCACGGCGGGCGCCGACGTGATGGCCGGCGGGGCCGGAGACGACATTTATTACGTCAACCATGGCAACGACGTGGTGATTGAACAGCCTGGCGGCGGCCGCGACACCGTCTACACGACGGTCAGCTACACCATGGGCGCCAACGTCGAAGAGCTGCACTTGAGTGCGGCCGGCCTGGGCGTAAGGGGCAACGGCAGCGGCAATGTCTTCCACATCGATGTGGCCGGCGGTCACCTGGTGCAAGGCATCGGCAGCAATAATTCAGCCACCTATGCGGGTTCCAGGGCGGGCGCCACGGCGGCCATCGCCTCCATCAGCGGCACCCCCGTGGCGCGTCCGGGCAGCGATGTGCTGGTCAATATTTCCAGCGTGACTGGCAGCGCCTATGACGACGTGTTGACGGGCAACGAACTGGCCAACACCCTGTCCGGCGGCCTCGGTAACGATACCTTACAAGGCGGCAAGGGCGACGACTTCCTCGTCGGCGGGCTGGGTGACGATACCTATGTCTTTGCGCGTGGCGACGGCGCGGACATCATCGGCGAGCCCTCCGCCGATGCGAAATACGACAGCATCGCCTTCCTGGCCGGCGTCAATATCGACCAGCTGTGGTTCCGCCAGGTGGGCGCGGACCTGGAAGTGAGTACCATCGGCACCACGGACAAGATCACCATCCGCGGCTGGAGCATTGCCAAGCCGAACATCGAGGAATTCCGCACGGCCGCCGGCCACGTCATGCGCGGTGCCGACGTGCAGCTGCTGGTACAGGCAATGGCGGGATTGACGCCGCCGCCGCTGGGCCAGCTGACCCTGCCGGCCGGCACGGCCGCCGCCCTGGCGCCCGTGCTGGCCCAGGCCTGGCATTTCAACGGTCCCACGCAGCCCACGGGGCAGCACTTTGTCGGCACGGCGGGCGCCGATGTCATCAACGGCAGTGCCGGCGCCGACTTGCTGGAAGGCCTGGGCGGCGACGACACCTATTACGTCAACCACGGGGGCGATTTCATCGTCGAACGGGGCAACGGCGGCAGCGATACGGTGTACACCAGCGTCGACTACAAGGTGGCCGACAACGTCGAGAATGTGCGCCTCATCGGCTCGGGCCTGACGGTAACGGGCAGCGCCTACAACAACAATGTCTTTTATGTCGATACGCCTGGCGGCAACGTGCTCGACGGCGGCGGGACCGGCAACACGCTCAACTACGCCAGCGCCACGGCAGGCGTGACGGCCACCTTCGCACCGGTCGGCGGCCCCATGATTGGTCGTCCGGGCGCCGACGTGCTGGCCAATTTCAACATTGTCATCGGCAGCAAGTTCGATGACGTGCTGACCGGCAATGAGGTCAAGAATATCCTCTTCGGTGGCCTCGGCAACGACACGTTCCATGGCGGCAAGGGCGACGATACCCTGGCTGGCGCGCAGGGCAACGATACCTATCTCTTCGGCCGCGGCGACGGCGCCGACATCATCGCCGAGGGCGTGGAAGCGGGCAGCCACGATGTCGTTTCCTTCCTGGCCGGCGTCAGCGCCGAGCAGCTGTGGTTCCGCCAGGCGGGCGCGCACCTGGAAGTGAGCACCATCGGCACCACGGACAAGATCACCGTCAATAACTGGTACGCGGACACGCCCGTGCGCATCGAGGAATTCCGCATGGCCGATGGCAAAGTCTTGCTGGGCAGCGATGTGCAAAACCTGGTGCAGGCGATGGCGGGCTTGACGCCGCCACCAGCGGGCCAGCTGACCTTGCCGGCCGGTACGGCCGCCATCCTGGCGCCGGTGCTGGCGCAGAACTGGCGCGCCGCGCCACCAGCGGCTGGCGCCAGCCAGGGCGGCTTCGGCGGTTGGTCAGCGGATCCGGCGCAGCTGGTGCAAGCGATGGCCGGCTTTGCCGTGTCGGCGTGCGCATCGGCGCCCTGGTCGGCGCAAGGCGCTGCGTCGGCGCAGATCCAGCTGGCGGCAGCGCATTGA
- a CDS encoding methyl-accepting chemotaxis protein, with product MMSFNRLTIGARLSAGFGLLVLLMLVLAAFALLRIGAISGAMDAQEKVQLEKLEPLYVAREALDQTGLAARNAYIFHDQAAAEKELAILDSQKALYLEALARLAPQFAGDAQFEKVSTGLKTMARELQRPRQFRATGQMEQYGTFLVEECSPLRRQIVADIDTVLKNVQRESEQASVAARAIYGQSLRWIGVLAALSVLICIAVATVITRGLLRQLGGEPAYAASIAGRIALGELAIDVHTRHGDDSSLLFAIKTMRDNLAAIVGKVRHGTESIAMASTEIATGNRDLSQRTEQQAGSLEEVASSMEELISTVRQNADNAQQANRLAREASKVSEQGGKAVAEVVHTMGLINASSNKIVDIIGVIDSIAFQTNILALNAAVEAARAGEQGRGFAVVATEVRSLAQRSSAAAREIKALIDDSVSKVGTGTLLVEQAGVTMHDVVAGIGRVTGIMAEISHATQEQGAGIEQVNRAIVDMDRVTQQNAALVEQAAAAAQELQQQAAQLEQEVGIFKLAKPANGPLRLAA from the coding sequence ATGATGTCATTCAATCGTTTGACGATAGGCGCGCGCCTGAGCGCAGGCTTCGGGCTGCTGGTGCTGCTCATGCTGGTGCTGGCTGCCTTCGCACTGCTGCGCATCGGCGCCATCTCCGGCGCCATGGACGCGCAAGAAAAAGTACAACTGGAAAAACTCGAACCCCTGTACGTGGCGCGCGAAGCGCTCGACCAGACGGGCCTGGCCGCCCGCAACGCATATATCTTCCACGACCAGGCCGCCGCCGAAAAAGAGCTGGCCATCCTCGACAGCCAGAAGGCGCTGTACCTGGAAGCGCTGGCCCGCCTGGCGCCGCAGTTCGCCGGCGATGCGCAATTCGAGAAAGTCAGCACGGGCCTCAAAACCATGGCGCGGGAATTGCAGCGTCCGCGCCAGTTCCGCGCCACGGGACAGATGGAGCAGTATGGCACCTTCCTCGTCGAGGAGTGCAGCCCTTTGCGGCGCCAGATCGTCGCCGATATCGATACGGTGCTGAAAAACGTGCAGCGCGAATCGGAGCAGGCCAGCGTGGCCGCGCGCGCCATCTACGGCCAGTCGCTGCGCTGGATCGGCGTGCTGGCCGCGCTCAGCGTGCTCATTTGCATTGCGGTCGCCACCGTCATCACGCGCGGCCTGCTGCGCCAGCTGGGCGGCGAACCGGCATATGCGGCCTCGATTGCCGGGCGCATCGCGCTCGGTGAACTGGCCATCGACGTGCATACGCGCCATGGCGACGACAGCAGCCTGCTGTTTGCCATCAAGACCATGCGCGACAACCTGGCCGCCATCGTCGGCAAGGTGCGCCACGGCACGGAAAGCATCGCCATGGCTTCGACCGAGATCGCTACGGGCAACCGCGATCTGTCGCAGCGCACGGAGCAGCAGGCCGGCTCGCTGGAAGAAGTGGCGTCATCGATGGAGGAACTGATTTCCACCGTGCGCCAGAATGCGGACAACGCCCAGCAGGCGAACCGCCTGGCGCGCGAAGCGTCGAAGGTGTCGGAGCAGGGCGGCAAGGCGGTGGCCGAAGTGGTGCATACGATGGGCCTGATCAATGCCTCGTCGAACAAGATCGTCGACATCATCGGCGTGATCGACAGCATCGCCTTCCAGACGAATATCCTGGCCTTGAACGCGGCAGTGGAAGCGGCGCGCGCCGGCGAGCAGGGACGCGGTTTTGCCGTCGTCGCCACGGAAGTGCGCAGCCTGGCGCAACGCTCTAGCGCCGCCGCACGCGAAATCAAGGCCCTGATCGACGATTCCGTCAGCAAGGTGGGTACCGGAACCTTGCTCGTCGAGCAGGCCGGCGTCACCATGCACGACGTGGTGGCCGGCATCGGCAGGGTGACGGGCATCATGGCCGAGATCAGCCACGCCACGCAGGAGCAGGGCGCCGGCATCGAGCAAGTCAACCGCGCCATCGTCGACATGGACCGCGTGACCCAGCAAAACGCGGCCCTGGTCGAGCAGGCGGCCGCCGCCGCGCAGGAATTGCAGCAGCAGGCGGCGCAGCTGGAACAGGAAGTGGGCATCTTCAAACTGGCCAAGCCGGCCAACGGACCGCTGCGCCTGGCGGCTTGA
- a CDS encoding LysR family transcriptional regulator, translated as MDSLGGIAMFVQVADSGSFSATGRLLGLSSSAVGKSVARMEARLGARLFQRSTRHLALTAEGEKFLQRCKRILAEVEAAERELGESGGAPSGRLRISLPRYSGLFEPAIGAFMQAYPAIDLDLDFSDAMVNIVSDGFDAAVRTGELADSGLMRRKLCTFRRLLVASPAYLARHGRPADGAGLLRHARLDYRFPATGRLEQWPLMDEASPPAPGMVCNSLEMRIFLVVQGQGIAYLPAFAVQRELAAGQLVSLLDEHTQARTAFWLLWPASRHLPPRLRVFIDFLVEQLQDQTFGALP; from the coding sequence ATGGATAGCTTGGGCGGCATCGCCATGTTCGTGCAGGTGGCCGACAGCGGCAGTTTTTCAGCCACGGGCCGGCTGCTGGGGCTATCTTCGTCGGCGGTCGGCAAGAGCGTGGCGCGCATGGAGGCGCGGCTCGGTGCGCGCCTGTTCCAGCGCAGCACGCGGCACCTGGCATTGACGGCGGAAGGGGAGAAATTCCTGCAGCGCTGCAAGCGCATCCTGGCCGAGGTGGAAGCGGCCGAGCGTGAGCTGGGGGAATCGGGCGGCGCGCCGAGCGGCCGCCTTCGCATCAGCCTGCCACGCTACAGCGGCCTGTTCGAGCCGGCCATCGGCGCCTTCATGCAAGCCTACCCGGCCATCGACCTCGACCTCGATTTTTCCGACGCCATGGTCAACATCGTCAGCGACGGTTTTGACGCGGCCGTGCGCACGGGCGAGCTGGCCGATTCGGGCTTGATGCGGCGCAAACTGTGTACATTCCGCCGCCTGCTGGTGGCGTCGCCCGCCTACCTGGCGCGCCATGGCCGGCCCGCCGATGGCGCCGGGCTGCTGCGGCACGCGCGCCTGGACTACCGCTTTCCCGCCACGGGCCGCCTGGAACAGTGGCCGCTGATGGACGAGGCAAGCCCGCCGGCGCCCGGCATGGTCTGCAACAGCCTGGAAATGCGCATCTTCCTGGTCGTGCAGGGGCAGGGCATCGCCTACCTGCCCGCATTTGCCGTGCAGCGCGAACTGGCGGCGGGGCAACTGGTCTCGCTGCTGGACGAGCATACGCAGGCGCGCACGGCATTCTGGCTGCTGTGGCCGGCCAGCCGCCACCTGCCGCCGCGCTTGCGCGTCTTCATCGATTTCCTGGTGGAGCAGTTACAGGATCAAACTTTTGGAGCTTTGCCATGA
- a CDS encoding hotdog fold thioesterase: protein MEIWHAPLDLATLNAASEGTAMRHLGIAFTAFGPDWIEATMPVDHRTMQPFKLLHGGASVLLAETLGSMAANACLDSSRQVSVGQEINANHVRGVRGGHVTGRATPIHRGRTSQVWEIRITDDDGKLCCISRITMAVIDAPGAG from the coding sequence ATGGAAATCTGGCACGCACCGCTCGACCTGGCCACCCTCAACGCCGCCAGCGAGGGCACGGCCATGCGCCACCTGGGCATCGCATTCACGGCCTTCGGCCCCGACTGGATCGAAGCGACCATGCCCGTCGACCACCGCACCATGCAGCCATTCAAGCTGCTGCATGGCGGCGCTTCCGTGCTGCTGGCCGAAACCCTGGGCAGCATGGCCGCGAATGCCTGCCTCGATTCCAGCCGGCAGGTGAGCGTGGGCCAGGAAATCAATGCCAACCACGTGCGCGGCGTGCGTGGCGGCCATGTGACGGGGCGCGCCACGCCGATCCACCGGGGTCGCACCAGCCAGGTCTGGGAAATCCGCATCACCGATGATGACGGCAAACTATGCTGCATTTCGCGCATCACCATGGCTGTCATCGATGCCCCGGGCGCGGGCTGA
- a CDS encoding type II CAAX prenyl endopeptidase Rce1 family protein, whose protein sequence is MQVRRSHDLSSPDDDKPAPPVLQLALAGLGWGLLTCMLCFAILFLTKWLLPPEYWGAHTGLSKFKREMSLPLLVFWVVIYSPILETFLGQLLPLEILRRQGASRQLSIFIATILWAIVHFISGGLLHAIVALGSGSMFSFVYLRYRGPSVAVAYATTTFARACNNIAILVAVFYGLDA, encoded by the coding sequence ATGCAAGTGCGCCGCAGCCATGATCTATCCAGCCCGGACGACGACAAACCGGCGCCGCCCGTGCTGCAGCTGGCCCTTGCCGGCCTCGGCTGGGGTTTGCTCACCTGCATGCTGTGCTTTGCCATCCTGTTCCTCACCAAATGGCTGTTGCCGCCCGAATACTGGGGCGCACACACAGGCCTGTCCAAGTTCAAGCGCGAAATGTCGCTGCCCCTGCTGGTGTTCTGGGTCGTCATCTATTCTCCCATCCTGGAAACCTTCCTTGGCCAGCTGCTGCCGCTGGAAATCCTCCGGCGCCAGGGCGCCAGCCGCCAGCTGAGCATTTTTATCGCCACCATCCTGTGGGCCATCGTGCATTTCATCAGCGGCGGCTTGCTGCATGCCATCGTCGCGCTGGGGTCGGGCTCCATGTTCAGTTTTGTCTACCTGCGCTACCGCGGCCCCAGTGTCGCCGTTGCCTACGCGACAACGACGTTTGCGCGCGCCTGTAACAATATCGCCATCCTGGTGGCCGTGTTTTACGGCCTCGACGCCTAA